A single window of Bacteroidales bacterium DNA harbors:
- a CDS encoding proline--tRNA ligase → MSKEITPRSENYSQWYNDLVLKAELAENSAVRGCMVIKPYGYAIWEKIQAQLDKMFKDTGHVNAYFPLFIPKSFMSKEAAHVEGFAKECAVVTHYRLMNDPKGNGVIVDPEAKLEEELIIRPTSETIIWNTYRNWIQSYRDLPILCNQWANVVRWEMRTRLFLRTAEFLWQEGHTAHATSEEAIEETMKMINVYANFANDWMAMPVIQGHKTESERFAGAVDTLCIEALMQDGKALQAGTSHFLGQNFAKAFDVKFADKDGKLEYVWATSWGVSTRLMGALIMTHSDDKGLVLPPKLAPTHVVIVPIYRNQEQYETTCKHAHATAEKLRKLNITVKVDDRDTQKPGWKFAEYEMKGVPVRLAIGSRDIENNTIEVARRDTLTKETIPIDNIEKHIPKLLEDIQANLHKKALDFREANTYKTDSWDEFKDILENKGGFVLAHWDGTAETEAAIKEEVKATIRCIPFDNPQENGKCIYSGKPSKERVLFARAY, encoded by the coding sequence ATGTCAAAAGAGATTACACCTCGGTCAGAAAACTACTCACAATGGTACAATGATTTGGTTTTAAAGGCAGAATTGGCTGAAAATTCGGCAGTGCGCGGTTGCATGGTAATAAAACCTTATGGATATGCGATATGGGAAAAAATCCAGGCACAATTAGACAAAATGTTTAAAGATACGGGACACGTAAACGCCTACTTTCCACTGTTTATTCCTAAATCATTCATGAGTAAGGAGGCTGCCCACGTTGAGGGATTTGCGAAAGAGTGTGCGGTTGTAACGCATTATAGATTAATGAATGATCCGAAAGGAAATGGGGTTATTGTTGACCCCGAAGCTAAACTCGAAGAGGAGCTAATTATTCGACCAACATCGGAAACCATAATTTGGAACACATATAGAAATTGGATTCAATCATATCGCGACCTTCCTATTCTGTGCAATCAGTGGGCAAATGTTGTGCGCTGGGAGATGCGTACACGTCTCTTTTTAAGGACTGCAGAATTTTTGTGGCAAGAGGGTCATACTGCACACGCTACAAGCGAAGAGGCGATTGAAGAGACAATGAAAATGATTAATGTTTACGCCAATTTCGCAAATGATTGGATGGCAATGCCTGTTATTCAGGGACATAAAACCGAAAGCGAACGCTTTGCAGGTGCTGTTGACACTTTATGTATCGAGGCATTAATGCAAGATGGCAAAGCACTGCAAGCAGGCACATCTCACTTTTTAGGACAAAACTTTGCAAAAGCTTTTGACGTGAAGTTTGCTGACAAAGATGGTAAACTCGAATACGTTTGGGCTACATCGTGGGGTGTTTCTACCCGTTTAATGGGAGCTTTAATTATGACTCACTCAGACGATAAAGGGTTAGTTTTACCGCCGAAGCTTGCTCCTACTCATGTTGTAATTGTTCCTATCTACAGAAATCAAGAGCAATATGAAACAACGTGTAAACATGCTCATGCAACTGCTGAAAAATTAAGAAAACTCAATATTACGGTTAAAGTCGATGACCGCGATACACAAAAACCGGGCTGGAAGTTTGCCGAATATGAGATGAAAGGCGTTCCCGTTAGATTGGCGATTGGTTCGCGTGATATTGAAAACAATACTATTGAGGTTGCTCGCCGCGACACTCTTACGAAAGAGACTATTCCTATTGACAATATTGAAAAACATATCCCTAAATTATTAGAAGATATTCAAGCTAATTTGCATAAAAAAGCCCTTGATTTCAGAGAAGCCAACACTTATAAAACAGATTCGTGGGACGAGTTCAAAGATATATTAGAAAACAAAGGCGGTTTTGTATTGGCGCACTGGGACGGCACAGCCGAGACGGAAGCTGCAATAAAAGAGGAGGTGAAAGCAACTATACGCTGTATCCCTTTCGATAATCCGCAGGAGAATGGAAAATGTATTTATAGTGGCAAACCATCAAAAGAGAGAGTATTGTTTGCAAGAGCTTACTAA